In Desulfomicrobium macestii, the DNA window GAGCTGCTTCATCTGGGTTTGCACCCATTGCGCCCTTTGCCGTAGAGAGGAAGACGGGCGGGCCGCCGAAAATCTTTTTGGATTCGGGAGCACCGAGGCCAGAAGCGCGGCCTCGCGGGTGGTCAGTCCGGCCGGAGTCTTGCCGAAGAACCGTTTTGCCGCGGCTCCCACGCCGTAGGTGCCGTCGCCGAATTCGGCGATGTTCAGATACACTTCCAGAATTCTATCCTTGGACCAGAGAAGTTCGATCAGCACCGTGAGGCCTGCTTCCAGGGCCTTGCGGACATAGCTGCGCCCGGACCACAGAAAAAGGTTTTTGGCCGTCTGCTGGGAGATGGTGCTCGCCCCACGGACTCCCTGACTTTTTTTGTTGTGCTCCACGGCCCGCGCGATGGCATCGACGTCGAAGCCGAAATGGTTCGGGAAGTTCTGATCTTCCGCCGCCACCACGGCCAGCGCCATGTGCCTCGGGATGCGCCGCATGGGCGTCCATTCATGCATTACGGCGGGACCGGAGGCCATGCCCAGCATCCGTTCCACCTGGCAGGTGATTATGAAGGCGCTGGTGGGCGGCGGCACGAAGCGCAAGATCAGGATGACGGCCACGATTCCCGGCAGAATCCAGCCGGCGACTTGCAGGACGCGGCGAAGCGCCCCCCCTGATGCGGCGTGCTTCTTTGCGGCTGTGCGCGGCTGGGCACGCCGGGGGCTGGAAGTGGTTGTCTTGCGTGCCATGTTGGAGCTAGTGAATTTGAAGTGAAGGGCGGCGTACCCGGCCACCGCTTGTGCGCCGGTGTCATGCCAAAGTCAATCCGCCTTGCGATCCGTTAAACAAAGGACGAATACATGAATCATAGCCACAATGAAACTCTGGCCACCATCCACGCACGGCACAGCATCCGTCAGTTCGCGCCGCGCGACCTGTCCGAGGACATGGTCATGGCCATGCTCGACGCCGCCAATCAGGCTCCTTCGGCGCACAACCGTCAGTCCTGGAAGTTCGTCATCCTGGAAGGGGAGGCGAGGAGCAATCTGGCCGAGCTGGTCTCTTCGGCCTCCAAGACATTCCAGAAACCGGCCTCGTCGCTCTTGCGCATGGCCGCACGCAGCATCGCCTCGGCTCCGGTGACCATCGCCGTGATCAACACCGGCGACCTGATAAGTCATGGTACGGAGCTTTTTCATGTCGATCGGGAGATGGGTTTTGACTTCTTCCGCACCATGGAGATCCAGAGCTCGGCCGCGGCCGTGGAAAACCTGCTTCTGGCCGCGACGTCCATGGGACTTGGAGCGGTGTGGCTTGGCATCCTGTACCTGATCAAGGACGAGATTCTGACCTTTCTGCAGGAGCCCAAGGGGGAGTTCATGGCCGTCATTCCCGTGGGTCATCCCGTGCGGCCGACCCAGGGGCCAAACAAGAAGCCTCTTCAGAACGTGATCAAGAAAATCTGAACTTCGCAAGGGGGAAGGGCGCATGGCGAAAACGCGCATCGAGACCGACAGCATGGGATCAATCGAGGTGCCGGAGGATCGCTATTGGGGCGCGCAGACCCAGCGCTCCCTGAAGTACTTCCGCATTGGCGGCGACCTCATGCCCGGGGAGATCATTCACGCCTTGGGCATCCTCAAGCTTGCCTCGGCGCAGGCCAATCTGGAGCTTGGCAAGTTGCCCCTTCGCCTGGCCGAACCCATCATGGCGGCCTGCCATGAGGTCGTGGACGGGAAACTGGCCGGGAATTTTCCCCTGCATGTCTGGCAGACGGGCAGCGGCACCCAGACCAACATGAACGTGAACGAGGTCGTCGCGAACCGGGCCATCGAGCTGCTCGGCGGGACGCTTGGCAGCAAGACGCCCGTGCATCCCAACGATCACGTCAACATGTCCCAGTCATCCAACGACACCTTCCCGGCGGCTATGCACATCGCGTCGGCCCTCATGCTCACGGGCGAGGTGATTCCAGCCGTGACGGCCATGCATGGCGAGCTGGAGCGCAAGGCCAGGGAGTGGGACGGCATCGTCAAGATCGGGCGCACCCATCTGCAGGACGCCGTGCCCATGACCCTTGGTCAGGAGTTTTCGGGGTACGCGGCCCTGCTGGAGGACAATCTGGAGCGGCTGCGCGGCTGCCTGCCGCATCTGTATCGGCTGGCGCTGGGCGGGACGGCGGTGGGCACGGGCCTGGGCGCGCACCCGGATTTCGCCCGTGTGGCCACGGCCGGGATTGCCGGGCTGACGGGCCTGCCCTTCGTGCCCGCCCCGAATTTCTTCGCGGCCCTCTCGGCCCACGACGTGGTGGTCATGACTTCGGGAGCCCTGAAAACCCTGGCCGGTTCGCTGATGAAGATCGCCAACGACATCCGCTGGCTGGCCTCGGGTCCGCGCGCGGGGCTGGGCGAGCTGATCCTGCCTGCCAACGAGCCCGGCTCGTCCATAATGCCCGGCAAGGTCAACCCGACCCAGTCCGAGGCCATGACCATGGTCTGCGTGCAGGTCATGGGGCTGGACGTGGCGGTGGGCATGGCCGGCTCCCAGGGCAATTTCGAGCTTAATGTATTCAAGCCCGTCATGATCTTCAACCTGCTGACGAGCATGCGCCTTTTGACCGATGCCTGCGCGAGCTTCACCGCCCACGCGCTGGCTGGCCTTGCGCCCGACGAGACGGTCATTGCCAGACATGTCGGGAATTCGCTCATGCTGGTCACGGCCCTCTCGCCGGTCTTGGGCTACGACAAGGCCGCCGAGGTGGCGCACAAGGCGCATGTGGAGGGCACAACCCTGAAGGAGGCTTGTCTTGCGCTCGGTTATCTGGACGGAGACGCCTTCGACAGCCTGGTCCGCCCTCTGGACATGGCCAGACCCCACGGCATCGGGTGAACCGGCGCGCAGTTCACACGCTTGCGCCGGACCCGGGTCATGGCGTTGAATGATTTAACAATACGGTATTATTCTGTTTTTTTGCCGCCAAGCTCCGCCAGCCGGATATACTTCTGGAAGGCGTAGAAAAACGAGTTGACCGCCAGCACGAATCCGGCCTTGCCGTCCAGAAATCCCCGCCTGAAGAAATAGATCTTCATGAACCTGGCCAGCCCGTGGCCGATCGCCGTGGCCACGCCCGCCCGCTTGCCCTTGGCGTGCATTTCTTCGGCGGCGATCTGCGTGTAGTAGTTTATCTTTTCCACATGCTGCTTCAGGTTTTCGTAGGGATAGTGGATGATGTCTCCGGCCAGGCGCCGGGTCTTCCCTTTTGTTTCAAACCCGTAGTGCGGCCCGGAGACATGCACGCCCGTGTCGGCCAGCTTGAAGACGCGGGGCAGCAGGTCCGGATACCAGCCGCTGTGGCGCAGGAAGCGGTCGAAATAGTAGGACGTGCGTGGGCAGAGAAAGGCGCTCATGTCCGCAGGGTCCCGGAGCGCCTGGATAACGGACGCCCGCAGCTCATCGGACAGGATCTCGTCCTGGTCCAGGGAGACCACCCAGGGCGTGGCGATGTGTTCGAAGGCGAGCTCGAACTGCTTTTTGGGCCCGGGCCAAGGGTTGACCAGCACCTGGGCTCCGTGGGCGGCGGCGATGTCCGCCGTTGCGTCCGTGCTGCCGGAGTCAACGATCAGGATCCGGTCGCAGAAATCCAGGGACGCGAGGCATGCGTCGAGATGTCTTGCCCCGTTCAGGGTCAGGATCAGGCCTGTCACTTCCGGCTTAGCCAAGGCCTTTCTCCTCCAGTCCGCGCAGGATGGACTCGAACACGGCGTCCGGATTCCGGCCCGCGTCCACGACCAGGAAGCGGCCCCGGTGCAGTGCGGCCCAGGTCAGATAGCCTTCGCGGATGCGGGTGTGAAAGGCCATACTCTCGGCTTCGAAACGGCCCTCGGTGGCGGTCTTGTTGTCCAGCATGTTGCGGGTCAGGGCGCGCTTCAGGCCGATCTCCGGCTCCACGTCCAGAAGGATCGTCACGTCCGGCCAGAGTCCTTGCACGGCCACGTCGTTCAGGTGATGCAGAAGGCTCGGGTCAAGGCCGCGTCCGTAGCCCTGGTAGACCACGGTGGAGTCGGCGAAGCGGTCGCAGATCACGGTCCTGCCGTCTTCCATGGCTGGCCGGATGACCGAGGAGACGTGCTGGGCGCGGTCGGCCAGATACAGGAAAAGCTCGCTGGTTGAAGACAGGTCGCTGTTCTTGGGGTCGAGCAGAATGCGCCTCAGCTCCTTGCCCAGACGGCTGCCGCCGGGTTCAAGAGTGTGCAGGACATCGTGTCCCTGGCGCACGAAATGTTCGATGAGTTTTTTGCACTGCGTGGATTTTCCGCAGCCCTCCATGCCTTCAAAAGTAAGAAACATGCTTCCTCCCTACTGGTTGCCGGGTGTTGCGGTGATGCCCATGGCTTTTAAAAGGGGCGACTCCTCGGATTTGGGGGCCGCTTTTTTGGGCGTTTTGGGCTGCGGTTCCGCCGCCGTGGTCGCGACCGGCGTGCGCATGGGCTGGTACAGGTAGCGGCCAAGGGTGCGGTGGTATTCGCTCCAGCCGCCGATTTCCTCGCCGTCGGGTGCGGTCAGGGCTCCGTGAACGGTGTTGATCTTGGCATCCAGATTGTCCGCGTAGTGCAGGATGAAGGCCTCCGCAGTCTGGGGCAGGCAGGGTGACCCGAAGGCCAGTTCGCCATGATGGGCGACGATGAGGTGCTTGAGATGCATGGACAGTTCTTCAGGCAGGTCCTTGGTCTTGCGCAGAAAAGGCTCCAGGATCTCCAGGCCGATCTGGATGTGTCCCAGCAAGCGTCCGGCATCGGTGTATTCGCGGCTTATGCCGTGCGAGAGCTCGAAGGCCTTGCCCAGATCGTGGAAAAGGGCGGCCACGAGCAGGATTTCCCTGTCGATTCCCGGATAGAGCCGGGACAGGGCGCTGCAGATGCGCATGATGGCCAGGGTGTGCTCAAGGAGCCCTCCGGCATAGGCGTGATGGATGGACTTGGCTCCGGGCGCGCTCAAGAGGGATGCGCGGATATGATCGTCGTGCAGCACGCTCCTGCACAGGGCCTTCCATGGTTTGAAAGTCAGTTCGGCGCCGAGGAATTCTTCCATTTCACGAAGAAGGTCCTCGGGAGGAATGGCGGAGGACGGTAGAAAGTCGGTCAGGTCCAGGCCCGCTTCACGCGGATCGATGACGGCCATGTCGTTTATGTTCATCTGCAACTGGTCCTTGAAGGAGGCCACCTGCCCGTTCACGGCCACGAATTGTTCCGCCTGCAAGGCTTCGAATTGCTGGCTCTGGGGGTACCAGATCCTGGCCTCGATATTGCCGGTGCGGTCGGTCAGGGTCAGTTGCCAGTAGGGGCCGTTCTTGGCTTCCTTGCGCTGGGCCTTGGACAGGGCAAACACTTCGGAAATCGAATTTCCTTCAGCCAAATCGCGTACGTATGTTTTTTTGTGCTTCATTAAGTTGCTATTCCTGCATGCATGAGGTAATGGCGCAAACGAAGGCGAGGTCGATATTTTCTAAGATAATTGGGCAGTTGCACAATATTCAAATGACTTTCGCGTGCTCGTTTCCCACTTCGTCTACAGGCAAGTTTTCAGCTTTGGCAAGAGGCCGGACGTATCCGGCCGGATTGACGACCAGAATTGGCGGGGCGTGTCCTTTTTTCATACCCACGAAAGAAACCCCAACACTTTATCGAGCGGTTATGTCCAAAAAGAAAGGTCAAGCAAAGGTGACGATTTATCCGGATTGGTGTAAGGGCTGCGGGATATGCGCGGCTTTTTGCCCGTCCAAGGTGCTCGAACTCTGGCCGGACGGCAAGGCACATGTGGTGCGAGAGGAAGACTGCGTGAATTGCGGATTCTGTGAGCTGCATTGCCCGGATTTCGCTATCTCCGTTACCCCCAGGGAGATCAGCCGCAGGAAGACCGATGCGTTCGATGCCTCCAAGGGCGGGCCTTTGGACCCGTCCGCGGGCACCGACCCGGGTCCGGAGGAGAATGTTGGAACACCTAACCGGGAAGACGAACATGGCGACAAAAAAGCGTAGGAAAACGGAAATATTCGCACTCGGCAATGAAGCGGTGGTCGAGGGCGCGCTCCTGGCAGGCTGCAACTTCTATGCGGGCTATCCCATAACCCCGTCCACGGAAATCGCCGAGGTCATGTCCGCAAGGCTGCCTCTGGTCAAGGATGGGGTGTTCATCCAGATGGAGGACGAGATCGCCAGCATGGGCGCCATCATCGGTGCGTCCCTGGCCGGTCGCAAGACCATGACCGCCACTTCCGGCCCGGGCTTTTCCCTCATGCAGGAGAACCTTGGCTACGCGTGCATGACCGAGGTGCCTCTGGTCGTGGTCAACGTCATGCGCGGGGGGCCAAGCACCGGTCTGCCGACCAGTCCGGCCCAGGGCGATGTGCAGCAGGCCCGCTGGGGCTGTCACGGAGACCATCCCATCATCGTCCTTTCGGCCAGCGACGTGCAGGAATGTCTGGAAATGACCGTCGTGGCCTTCAATTTCGCCGAAAAATACCGCACGCCCGTCATCCTGCTTCTCGACGAGATCACGGCCCACACCCGGGAAAAGATCTCCATTCCCGGCCCCGAGGATTTTGAGATCCTGGCCCGCGTGACCCCGTCCATGCCGCCGGAGTGGTACGTTTCCTACGAGGAGACCATGCGCGGGGTTCCGGCCCTGCCGCCCCTTGGATCCGGATACCGCTTCCATGTCACGGGCCTGACCCATGACCAGAACGGATTTCCGACCTCAAAGCCCGACGAGGTCAAGGCGCTGATGCACCGGCAGTTCCGCAAGATCGACCAGTTCTTCTACGACATCCAGCTTTTCGACGAGGTCAACTGCGAGGATGCGGAAGTGGTCGTTTTGGCGTACGGTTGCGTGGCCCGTTCGGCAGAACTTGCCGTGCACATGGCCCGCGAACGCGGGGTCAAGGCCGGGCTCCTGAAGCTCAAGACCCTTTTCCCCTTCCCCAAGACGGCGGTGCAGGCCCTGGCACGGCAGTGCAAGGCGCTCATAGTGCCCGAGATGAACATGGGGCAGATCTCGCGCGAGGTGAAGCGGGTCAACAACGGCCTGACCCACATCATTACCAACAACCGCGTTGACGGCCAGATCATCACTCCCTCGGAAATCTTCAAAAATATCATGCAGGCGTGACCATGGCACAGGTAACACAACTCATTCACGACTATCTCAGGCACAACAAGAAGTTTCCCCATGTCTACTGCGCGGGCTGCGGCCACGGTATCGTGCTCGGCTCCCTCATCCGCAGCGTGCATCGCCTGGGCTACGCCAAGGACGATGTCGTGCTCGTGGCCGGCATCGGCTGCTCCGGGCGCATGGCCGTGTACGTGGACTTCAATACCGTGCATACCACTCACGGCCGGGCCCTGACTTTCGCCACGGGCATCAAGATGGCCAACCCGGCGCTCAAGGTCATCGTGGTCATGGGCGATGGCGACGCCATGTCCATCGGCGGCAACCATCTCATCCACGCCGCCAGGCGCAACATCGGTCTGACGGCGCTGGTGCTCAACAACAACATCTACGGCATGACCGGCGGCCAGGCATCGCCGACCAGCCCCGAGGGGACCGTCTCCGCGACGTCTCCTTTCGGCCAGCTCGAACGCAGCTTCGACATCGTGGACATGGCCATGGCCAGCGGCGCCAGTTACGTGGCCCGCGGCACGGTCCTGCACGCCAACATGCTCGACGGCCTCATCTCCGACGCCCTGGAGAAACCGGGTTTCAACCTGGTCGAGATCCTGACTCCCTGCCATACCCAGTATGGTCGCAAGAACAAGTTCAAGACCGTGGTGGACATGTACCAGTGGTATAAGAAAAACACCGTCAAACTTGATCGTTATGCCCAGCTCGCCCCGGAAGAGAAACCCAAATTCACGCCCATAGGCGTGTTCAGGGACGAGATGCGGCAGGGTCTGGAAGTGCGTTATGAGGAACTGCGCAACAAGCTTCAGGAGCAGCGAAATGCCTAAGCAGCACGAACTGAATCGATTTGAGATACGGCTTTCCGGAACGGGCGGCCAGGGTATCCTGACCCTGGGCAAGATCATGGGCCAGGTGCTGGCCATCGATCACGGTTTTTACGTCACGCAGACCCAGAGCTACGGCCCCGAGGCCCGGGGCGGAGCGAGCCGGGCCGATCTGGTCATAAGTTCACACAGAATCAGCTATCCAAAGCCCGTGAATCTTGACATGCTCGTGGCTCTCAGTCAGGAGGCCTGCAACCTGTATTTTCGCAACCTGAAGCCGACCGGCTTCCTGTTGGTCGATACATCGCTCGTGACACAGACCCCCTCCAACATATATTGGGGCCTGCCGTTCACGAACATGGCCCGGGACAGGATCGGCATGCCTCAGACGACCAACATCATCTGCCTTGGGGCGCTGAGTCATTTTCTGCCGTTCATGAATTTTGCCAACGTGAAAAAGGCCCTGGCATCGGTTCTGCCGGCCAAGATCCTGGACGTGAACGTCAAGGCTCTGACCCTAGGGCACAGTCAGGCCAAGAAACTTTATCCGGACGCACCCGAAAAATGGACATTCTTCTCACCAATGACGATGGAATCAGAGCAGTAGGACTGCGCGCCCTTTACGGCGCCTTGATCAAGGCCGGACACAGGGTGCACGTGGCTGCACCCATGACCGAGCAGAGCGCGGTGGGGCATTCGGTGACCCTGTTTTCTCCACTGAGGGTCAAGCAGGTGGAGGAAACGGGGTTTTCCGGCCTTGGCATTTCCGGCACCCCGGCGGATTGCGTCAAGCTGGCGCTCAGCCACCTTCTGCCCAAGCGGCCGGACATGATCGTGTCGGGCATCAACTCGGGCGCCAACGTGGGCGTGGACGTGCTCTATTCGGGCACGGTGTCCGCGGCCACCGAAGGGGCTTTGGCGGGCATCCCGGCCATGGCCGTGTCCGTGGACGATTTTCATCCTGAAGAGCTCTCCGCCCAGGCCGAATACGCGGTGCGGATGCTTGACGGGGATTTCTGGTCATCCTTTCCCCGGCACTGCGTGCTGAATCTGAACTTTCCCGCCGGACCGTTTGAAAACGCCAAGGGGCTCAAGGTCTGCAGCCAGACTTCGTCCACCTACCGGGACTGGTACGACGAGAGAAACGACCCCCGGGGCAATCCCTACTACTGGCTGTGCGGGGTCATCCCGCCGGAAAATGTGGAGCCCGAATCGGATCGGGGATATCTGAGCCGAGGTTACATAACCGCGACTCCGTTGACTTTTGATCTGACTCATGCCGGATATCTGGAAGCGTTGACCCGGCATCTGGCCAAGAACGAATAACCGCCTTTCAAGGAGACGATCATGCCCCTGACCACACCCAAGGAAATGTTTGCCCGAGGTTACGCCGAAGGTTTCGCCATCGGTGGTTTCAACGTGAACAACATGGAAATCATCCAGGGTATCATGGAGGCCGGAAACCTCGAAAAATCCCCCCTCATCCTGCAGGTTTCCGCCGGCGCCCGCCGCTATGCCGGCCAGGGGTACATCATCAAGCTCATGGAAGCCGCCCTGGCCGAGAATGATCTGCCGGTCTGCCTGCACCTCGACCACGGCCAGAATTTCGAGATCTGCAAGGAAGTCATCGACGGCGGCTTCACCTCCGTCATGATCGACGGCTCGCACCTGTCCTTCGAGGAAAATATTGCCCTGACCAAGCAGGTCGTGGCCTACGCCCACGATCGCGGCGTGTGGGTCGAGGCGGAGCTTGGACAGCTGGCTGGCGTCGAGGACGACGTGGACGTGGAGCACAGCGTGTACACCAACCCTGACCAGGCCGCCGAGTTTGTCGGCCGCACGGGTTGCGATTCCCTGGCCATCGCCATCGGCACCAGCCACGGGGCCTACAAATTCGCGGGCGAGGCCAAGCTCGACTTTGACCGCCTGGAGAAGATCAAGGCCCTGCTGCCCGGCTATCCCATCGTGCTGCACGGCGCCTCGTCCGTGCCCCAGGAATTTGTGGACATGGCCAACCAGTATGGCGCCAAGATCGCCGGAGCCAAGGGCGTGCCCGAAGATCTGCTGCGCAAGGCGGCCGCCTCGGCCGTGTGCAAGATCAACATCGACACCGATATCCGTCTGGCCATGACCGCCACCATCCGCAAGTATCTGGCCGAAAATCCGTCACATTTCGATCCGCGTCAGTACCTGCTGGTGGCCAGGGATGCGGTGCGGGACATGGTGGCGCACAAGATCAGGAACGTTCTGGGTTCATCAAATAAAATTTAAGCGGAAGAGGAAAAGAACATGGCTGTCAAAATTGCACTCAATGGTTTCGGTCGCATCGGACGCTACCTTGCCCGCATCATGGCCGGGAACCAGGATGTTCAACTGGTCTGCGTCAACGCCCGTGGCGACAATGAATCCCTTGCATACCTGCTCAAATACGACTCGGTTCACGGCACCTTTGCCGGTGATGTCGAGCCCAACGAGCAGGGTTTTCTGCTGAACGGCAAGCAGGTGCTGGTTACCCGCAATGCCCCGGACGCCTGGGACTGGAAGGGCATCGATATCCTCGTCGAGTCCACGGGCAAGTTCACGGACCGTGAAAGCTGCGAGAAGCATCTGGCCGCCGGCGCCAAAAAGGTGCTCATCTCCGCCCCCGGCAAGAACACCGACCTGACCGTGGTCATGGGCGTTAACGACGGCCTCTACAATCCGGCAGAACACAGGATCATTTCCAATGCCTCCTGCACCACCAATTGCCTGGCTCCGGCAGCCAAGGCTCTGGACGACAATTTCGGCATCAGGCACGGACTCATGACCACCATCCACTCCTACACCATGAGTCAGCGCATGCTCGACGGAACGCACAAGGACATTCGCCGCGGCCGCGCCGGTGCCATGAACATGCTGCCCACGACCACGGGCGCGGCCAAGGCCGTGAGCATGGTCATCCCGGCCCTGGCAGGCAAGCTCGACGGCATGGCCGTGCGCGTGCCCACGCCCAACGTGTCCCTGGTGGACCTGGTCGTGGAAGTGGAGAAGCCGACCACGGTGGCCGAGGTCAACGCGGTCCTGAAGGCCGCGGCCAGCGGTCCCGAGGGCGGAGCCATGGGCTACACGGAAGTGCCGCTCGTTTCCATGGACTACGTCGGCAGCATCTACGGCGGCGTGGTCGATGGCCTGTGCACCTCGGTCATGAACGGAACCATGGTCAAGATCATCGTCTGGTACGACAACGAGGCCGGTTTCACCAACCAGTTGCTGCGCCTGATCAAGCTGGTCGGGGCTTCCATGTGATTCTCTGATTCCGACGCAATTCCAGAACGCCCGGCCAGCCCGGGCGTTCTGCTTTGAAGCGCGACTTGCAATTCAGCCGCGCCTTTTCTAGTCTCCATTTCCCCGATTTTTGGAATTCCCTTTTTCCCGAGAGCATCATGAGCGGTTTTACCCATCTGCATTGCCATTCCGAGTACAGCCTCCTGGACGGCGCCATTCGCCTACGGGACCTGTGCGCCCGGGCCGTTGATTTCGGCTTTTCCTCGGCCGCCATCACCGATCACGGCAATCTCTTCGGTTCCGTGCCCTTTTATCTCGAAGCCAAGAAGCACGGCATAAAGCCCATCATCGGCAGCGAAGTCTACGTCGCCGACGACATGTTCGAGCGGGAGAACAAGAAGCGCTTTCATCTGGTGCTTCTGGCCCAGAATCTGGTCGGCTACCACAATCTGGTCAAGATCGTGTCCGCCGGTTTTCTGCAGGGCTTCTATTACAAGCCGCGCGTGGACAAGAAGCTGCTGCGCGCCCATTCCGAGGGCATCGTCTGTCTGTCCGCCTGCCTGCAGGGTGAAGTTCCCTATGCCCTGCGCCACGGGACCTTCGACAGCGCCATCCTGAAGGCGCGCGAATACATGGAGATTTTTCCGGACCGGTTTTATCTGGAGTTGCAGTCCAATGGCTTGAAAGAGCAGGAGGTCGTCAACGACAGGCTCATGGAACTGGCCAAGGAGACCGGCCTGCCGCTGGTCGCCACCAACGACTGCCACTACCTGAACAAGGACGACTACGAGGCCCACGACATCCTCCTGTGCGTGGGCACGGGCAAGATCGCCTCGGAAAAGCAGCGGCTCCGCTTCGATACCAACGAATTTTACTACAAGGCCCCCGAGGAGATGGAGGCCGCCTTCGCCCATTGTCCCGAGGCCGTGGAAAACGCGGGCCGCATCGCGGACATGTGCGAGGTGGAGCTGAAGCTCAAGCAGCATTTCTTTCCGGTCTACGACGTTCCCGAGGGCTCGACCCTGGACGACGAGTTTCGCCGACTGTCCGAAGAGGGGCTGAAGGAGCGCATCGCCGCCCTGCCCTA includes these proteins:
- the surE gene encoding 5'/3'-nucleotidase SurE; its protein translation is MDILLTNDDGIRAVGLRALYGALIKAGHRVHVAAPMTEQSAVGHSVTLFSPLRVKQVEETGFSGLGISGTPADCVKLALSHLLPKRPDMIVSGINSGANVGVDVLYSGTVSAATEGALAGIPAMAVSVDDFHPEELSAQAEYAVRMLDGDFWSSFPRHCVLNLNFPAGPFENAKGLKVCSQTSSTYRDWYDERNDPRGNPYYWLCGVIPPENVEPESDRGYLSRGYITATPLTFDLTHAGYLEALTRHLAKNE
- the fba gene encoding class II fructose-1,6-bisphosphate aldolase codes for the protein MPLTTPKEMFARGYAEGFAIGGFNVNNMEIIQGIMEAGNLEKSPLILQVSAGARRYAGQGYIIKLMEAALAENDLPVCLHLDHGQNFEICKEVIDGGFTSVMIDGSHLSFEENIALTKQVVAYAHDRGVWVEAELGQLAGVEDDVDVEHSVYTNPDQAAEFVGRTGCDSLAIAIGTSHGAYKFAGEAKLDFDRLEKIKALLPGYPIVLHGASSVPQEFVDMANQYGAKIAGAKGVPEDLLRKAAASAVCKINIDTDIRLAMTATIRKYLAENPSHFDPRQYLLVARDAVRDMVAHKIRNVLGSSNKI
- the gap gene encoding type I glyceraldehyde-3-phosphate dehydrogenase — translated: MAVKIALNGFGRIGRYLARIMAGNQDVQLVCVNARGDNESLAYLLKYDSVHGTFAGDVEPNEQGFLLNGKQVLVTRNAPDAWDWKGIDILVESTGKFTDRESCEKHLAAGAKKVLISAPGKNTDLTVVMGVNDGLYNPAEHRIISNASCTTNCLAPAAKALDDNFGIRHGLMTTIHSYTMSQRMLDGTHKDIRRGRAGAMNMLPTTTGAAKAVSMVIPALAGKLDGMAVRVPTPNVSLVDLVVEVEKPTTVAEVNAVLKAAASGPEGGAMGYTEVPLVSMDYVGSIYGGVVDGLCTSVMNGTMVKIIVWYDNEAGFTNQLLRLIKLVGASM